Genomic segment of Dactylococcopsis salina PCC 8305:
GCCAATAGTCTTGGGGTTGATAGGTAAAACTAAGAAGTTTCTTCAGTTCATCTAAGGTGATTTCTTCACCATTAAAACCACGAGTTGAGCGACGTTTCAGGATAGTTTCTTGTAATCCTTCTAACTGTTCTCCCCAAAAAATCGGTTGAGTTTCTGTTGATACTTTTAAGCAAAATGGAAAATTATATTTGTCCTTTCTTTCTGCTTCTTTGCGTTTTTTAGAGGAGAGATTGGGTTCAGTTTCAATTTTGGTTAATTCGTGAAGATGAGAGAGTAAATTTCCATCAGGAATGTTAGCAGAAAAATGATGATTGGCTTTTGAAGGTAAAGCAGTTGTAGTGGGAGGTAAGTTCTGTTTAATTTCTAAGATATCGGCTAAACCAGCCACCGTAATCACTCCTTCTTCTTGAGGGTTAAGATAGAGTAATTCATTCATTTTATCATCGTTAAATCCCCCAATTAAATGAGGACGATAATCGGTTAAACTTCCTGCTAATTCTAAGTTTCCTAACAGGTGTCCTGTGTCTAGAAAAATGCGTCGATAAGCCCGATCTTCGTAGCGCCATGCCGATCGATAAAATATCGCAGAAACCGCGATCGCAAGTTCGGTATTTTCTAAGGTGGAATCCCAAAAACAAGCGGTTTTTAAACTTGGCCAAACCGAATCTTCCCAAAAGTGAATTAAGGAATGAGTTTTACATTGATAGTTGTATAAACCTTCGGGTAAAAAAGATAATCCTCTAACAATTAAATAAACTTCCGCCGGATAAAGTCCACCCGCAGAAGGGGCGGCCCGAAGTAAAATCTGATCTCCAGAAGGCGTTTGCAATTTTGCCGTTACCCCATAAGATAAAAGGAGAAATCGGGAAAGTCGATGCCATTTTTCCCAGTTTTCTTCGTCAGTGGGTGCGTTGTTGAGATAGGGTTTTAGATCGTAAGTTGTTCCCAGTTTATAATCTTTGTAGGGAAGCGGTTGTTTGTCCCAATCTAAGGAACGAGCTTTCTGGGCAATAGTTTCTGGGTCATATTTGGTGCGTTCGTGGTAATGTTGAGCGAGAGTGGGTTTCCATTCAGCCATGATCTGTGAGTCGGGTTAATGCACTATCAAAATTATAAGATGTTGGGCGCTCGATCGATACTCATTGGATAAAACTAAGGATTTAAGCTATGTTTCAACTCAAAAACGTTGTTCCCTGGGGACGTTCCTTCCAAGACTACATCGAAATGTTTAACCTCACACCAGAAGATTTAGAATTATCAATTCTCGATTGTGCAGGAGGACCCGCGAGTTTTAATGCAATAATGAAACAACGAGAAAAAACTGTTATTTCTTGCGATCCAATTTATCAGTTTACACCGCAACAAATCGAGAAAAGAATTGATGAAACTTATCCGATCATCATTGATGGTTTATACAAAAATATCGATCAATTTGTTTGGGAGAAAACTCCCACTCCTGAAGCGTTAGGAGAAGATAGACTTTCCGCAATGAAGGAATTTTTAGCGGACTTTGCGACTGGAAAACAAGAAGGGCGTTATCGAGAAATTGGTTTTCCAGAACTCCCATTTTCTGACCAACATTTTGATTTAGCCGTGTCTTCTCATTTACTCTTCACTTATTCGGAACAGTTTTCTTGGGAGTTTCATTTACAGTCTATTTTAGAACTGTCTCGTGTGGCGAAAGAAGTACGAATTTTCCCTTTAGTTGAAAATTTTACCAGTATCAAGTCTCGACATTTGGACTCAATTTTAGAAGCACTCACAACAGGAGGATATGAAACAGAAATACAGAAAACCGTTTATGAGTTTCAACGCGGAGGAAATGAGTTATTAAAAGTGATAGGGTAGGCATAATAATAATGAAAAAGATACAAAAGCAGGGGATTACATGACCTTTGATGAATACAAAGTGCAATGCACGCATCATCGCGCTTAGGTAAGTTCCAAAGTATTTAACCAATTTTCAATCAGTTTTAACATTTTCTCTGAACTTAATCCTCTGATTTGTTGGGGAATTTCCTCTAAAGAATTAAACGGTTGCTTATTGCGAATTTGCTCAATAATGTTGTATCTTTTAGTCTGGATACCCGCTTTTTCTAATCGATCGCGCAATCGCTTTTCTTCTTGAGAAGAAGAATCATTGAATAATTCGAGAAGATTATGGCGTTTTGGAATTTGTTTCTCTACAGTTCCTATAGATGATTTTAATGCTTTATTTTCTTCAGTAACCGTTTGGATTAAATCATAAATCCTTTGTTCAATTGTCTGTTCAAAATTATTAAATCTTCCCACTAAATCATCAGACTGAGTTGAGAAATCAGAATCACGTTTAAATAGTTCTACTTGTTCAACTAAAGCAGATTCATGTTCAGGATCAATAACAACTGCTTGAATTGTCTCTGCTTTTCTAGGGTTAATTTCTCTCGCCCGTACCGCAGCAAAATAAACAAAATCTCCATAAATGACAGAATAAGATTCTAATCCATTTTGCCTTAAAACAA
This window contains:
- a CDS encoding SagB/ThcOx family dehydrogenase — encoded protein: MAEWKPTLAQHYHERTKYDPETIAQKARSLDWDKQPLPYKDYKLGTTYDLKPYLNNAPTDEENWEKWHRLSRFLLLSYGVTAKLQTPSGDQILLRAAPSAGGLYPAEVYLIVRGLSFLPEGLYNYQCKTHSLIHFWEDSVWPSLKTACFWDSTLENTELAIAVSAIFYRSAWRYEDRAYRRIFLDTGHLLGNLELAGSLTDYRPHLIGGFNDDKMNELLYLNPQEEGVITVAGLADILEIKQNLPPTTTALPSKANHHFSANIPDGNLLSHLHELTKIETEPNLSSKKRKEAERKDKYNFPFCLKVSTETQPIFWGEQLEGLQETILKRRSTRGFNGEEITLDELKKLLSFTYQPQDYWRQSLDSTPDFFDLNLVSTFVAVSGVTDLEEGCYYYAPSSQELRQIRFKNFRRELHYLCLGQDLGRDAAAVIFQTADLQQAITLYGDRAYRYLHLDAGHLGQRLNLVAIYLKLGVSGIAGFFDNQVNEVLGIPEDEAALYITTLGRPRRG